One window of Nymphaea colorata isolate Beijing-Zhang1983 chromosome 1, ASM883128v2, whole genome shotgun sequence genomic DNA carries:
- the LOC116245698 gene encoding UDP-glycosyltransferase 92A1-like, producing MGQIVMLPFLAQGHFNSFVNLANLILHHHPSHTITIATTPSNLPKLRSMLSPSMPIQLAALPFDPTVHGLPPHGECTDALPSHLKNRLLGATFTLRPAFEQLLSGIAAANSGHHQPLSVISDTFCAWSVDVAAKLGIFHAVLTTCGAQATVTTFSMWLHLPNLNSGSDEFELPGFPEIRLHRSQLNDNIKAADGTDYCSVLYRSYIKSSLRSSCMLVNSVEEIETKGVERLRVMCGNKPVWCIGPLVSSFLFDGTELSKATIDEKLRKKPGVSKEELMVTDWLHLHPPGSVLYVSFGSECTISSSQMKELAMGLEESEVNFIWVVRPPAEYLKPEKDLRSPAWLPEGFEERMRVAKQGLVVKNWAPQCTILAHESTGGFLSHCGWNSVMESLSYGVAIIGWPMAAEQFYNSKMLVEEMGVCVEVARGNRAEISREQVARAVKLVMGETEGGKELRRQAGRFREMISRAVRSKRSGDHRHGSVQSSASALDQFINAAMGASNGIAPAG from the coding sequence atggggCAGATAGTGATGCTTCCGTTCTTGGCTCAGGGCCACTTCAACTCCTTCGTGAACCTCGCGAATCTCATTCTCCACCACCACCCATCCCACACCATCACCATCGCCACCACCCCTTCCAACCTTCCCAAACTCCGATCAATGCTCTCTCCCTCGATGCCCATCCAGCTAGCCGCTCTCCCTTTCGACCCCACCGTCCATGGCCTCCCTCCCCACGGCGAGTGCACCGACGCTCTCCCCTCCCACCTCAAGAACCGTCTGCTCGGCGCCACCTTCACTCTCCGACCCGCTTTCGAGCAGCTCCTCTCCGGCATCGCCGCAGCCAACAGCGGCCACCACCAACCTCTCTCCGTCATCTCCGACACCTTCTGCGCATGGTCGGTCGACGTCGCCGCGAAGCTCGGCATCTTCCACGCCGTCCTCACCACTTGCGGGGCTCAGGCCACCGTCACCACTTTCTCCATGTGGTTGCACCTCCCCAACCTGAACTCGGGCTCCGACGAGTTCGAGCTGCCGGGCTTCCCGGAAATCAGACTCCACCGCTCACAACTGAATGACAACATCAAGGCCGCAGACGGCACAGACTACTGCTCCGTCCTTTACCGCTCTTACATAAAGTCGAGTCTGAGATCATCCTGCATGCTGGTGAACTCGGTGGAGGAGATCGAGACGAAGGGGGTGGAGAGACTCCGAGTCATGTGTGGGAATAAACCGGTTTGGTGCATCGGTCCTCTGGTTTCTAGCTTCCTCTTTGATGGCACAGAGCTGTCGAAGGCCACGATCGATGAAAAACTTCGGAAAAAACCAGGCGTCTCGAAAGAGGAATTGATGGTCACCGACTGGCTCCATCTCCACCCACCCGGTTCGGTTCTCTACGTCTCCTTTGGTTCGGAATGCACCATCTCTTCTTCTCAGATGAAGGAGCTCGCCATGGGATTGGAGGAGAGCGAGGTGAACTTCATATGGGTGGTGAGGCCACCGGCCGAGTACCTTAAACCGGAAAAAGACCTTAGATCACCGGCATGGTTGCCAGAGGGATTCGAGGAGAGGATGAGGGTGGCAAAGCAAGGGTTGGTGGTGAAAAACTGGGCTCCCCAATGCACCATTCTGGCTCACGAGTCAACCGGTGGGTTCTTGAGCCACTGCGGTTGGAACTCGGTGATGGAGAGTCTAAGCTATGGGGTGGCCATCATAGGGTGGCCCATGGCTGCTGAGCAGTTCTACAACTCGAAGATGCTGGTGGAGGAGATGGGCGTGTGCGTAGAGGTGGCGAGGGGAAACAGGGCGGAGATCAGCAGGGAACAAGTGGCGAGAGCGGTGAAGTTGGTGATGGGCGAGACTGAGGGGGGAAAGGAGTTGAGAAGGCAGGCCGGTCGATTCAGGGAGATGATATCGAGGGCCGTGAGAAGCAAAAGGAGCGGTGACCATCGTCATGGCTCGGTGCAGTCATCTGCCTCGGCGCTGGATCAGTTCATAAACGCCGCCATGGGAGCTTCAAATGGGATCGCTCCAGCAGGCTGA